From one Triticum aestivum cultivar Chinese Spring chromosome 4B, IWGSC CS RefSeq v2.1, whole genome shotgun sequence genomic stretch:
- the LOC123090848 gene encoding zinc finger protein CONSTANS-LIKE 16: protein MASAGAAIGARAARACDGCMRRRARWHCAADDAYLCQACDASVHSANPLARRHHRVRLPSSSSPAATSSLQHADPDEPAWLHGLKRRPRTPRSKPGTVGKHGAPAAAKAAAASAVPDLEAEDSGSGIVGDNDDVHGVEVDDEDLLYRVPVFDPMLAELYNPMPVDEFREPLEQKPAVCCFSSLAKQPSSEYASGVAGAADGFTGFDVVPDMELASFAADMESLLMGGVEEGFDDLRFLDEEKPQLNLDFDMADFDDQSTAAPAPEQESLEDRKRKRSDSGMILKLDYERVIDSWAHDGGSPWFYGERPHIDPSDDSWLELPAGSRGFGLGAAVTAVTGGEREARVSRYREKRRTRLFAKKIRYEVRKLNAEKRPRMKGRFVKRTALPPLPPRPPMVLAGHGHGGAHGRFRF, encoded by the exons ATGGCGAGCGCCGGCGCGGCGATCGGAGCGCGCGCGGCCCGCGCCTGCGACGGCTGCAtgcggcggcgggcgcggtggcACTGCGCCGCGGACGACGCCTACCTGTGCCAGGCGTGCGACGCCTCCGTCCACTCGGCCAACCCGCTCGCGCGGCGCCACCACCGGGTGCGCCTCCCCTCCTCGTCCTCGCcggcggccacctcctccctccagCACGCCGACCCCGACGAGCCCGCGTGGCTGCACGGGCTCAAGCGCCGGCCGCGCACGCCGCGGTCCAAGCCCGGGACGGTGGGCAAGcacggcgcgcccgccgccgcgAAGGCCGCGGCTGCCTCGGCGGTCCCCGATCTCGAGGCGGAGGACTCCGGCTCCGGCATCGTGGGTGACAACGACGACGTCCACGGCGTGGAGGTCGACGACGAGGATCTCCTGTACCGCGTCCCGGTGTTCGACCCCATGCTCGCCGAGCTCTACAACCCCATGCCGGTCGACGAGTTCCGGGAGCCTCTCGAGCAGAAGCCCGCCGTCTGCTGCTTCTCGTCGCTTGCCAAGCAGCCGTCGTCGGAGTACGCCTCGGGCGTGGccggggcggcagacgggttcaCCGGTTTCGACGTCGTGCCGGACATGGAGCTCGCCAGCTTCGCCGCGGACATGGAGAGCCTGCTCATGGGAGGAGTAGAAGAGGGGTTCGACGACCTGCGGTTCTTGGACGAAGAGAAGCCCCAGCTGAACCTTGACTTCGACATGGCGGACTTCGATGATCAGAGCAccgcggcgccggcgccggagcaaGAGTCGTTAGAGGACAGGAAAAGGAAGCGGTCGGACTCGGGGATGATACTTAAGCTCGACTACGAGAGGGTCATCGACTCCTGGGCCCATGACGGCGGCTCGCCGTGGTTCTACGGCGAGCGCCCCCACATCGACCCCAGTGATGATTCCTGGCTGGAGTTACCG GCGGGGAGCCGGGGGTTCGGGCTCGGCGCAGCGGTGACGGCGGTGACCGGCGGCGAGCGGGAGGCGCGGGTGTCGCGGTACCGGGAGAAGCGGCGGACGCGGCTGTTCGCCAAGAAGATCCGGTACGAGGTGCGCAAGCTCAACGCCGAGAAGCGGCCGCGGATGAAGGGCCGGTTCGTGAAGCGCACCGCgctgccaccgctgccgccgcGGCCGCCGATGGTGCTCGCGGGCCACGGCCACGGCGGCGCGCACGGGCGCTTCCGTTTTTGA